A genomic segment from Bacillus cereus G9842 encodes:
- the rsmH gene encoding 16S rRNA (cytosine(1402)-N(4))-methyltransferase RsmH, giving the protein MFKHVTVLLKETVDGLDIKPDGTYVDCTLGGGGHSSYLLSQLTEGGKLIAFDQDEIAIQNAKEKFSSYGEQFITVKSNFRYLAEKLQEIGITEVDGILFDLGVSSPQLDTPERGFSYHHDAPLDMRMDQDAPLTAYDVVNSWSYEQLVRIFFQYGEEKFSKQIARKIEAYRENKAIETTGELVELIKEGIPAPARRTGGHPAKRVFQAIRIAVNDELKVFEEALESAIEMVKPGGRVSVITFHSLEDRICKTTFKRNSTTPQLPPGLPIIPDEFKPKLKLITRKPILPSDIELEENNRARSAKLRIAEKR; this is encoded by the coding sequence ATGTTTAAACACGTAACAGTGCTTTTAAAGGAAACAGTAGACGGCTTAGATATAAAGCCAGATGGTACATATGTAGATTGTACACTGGGGGGAGGAGGACATAGTTCTTATTTATTATCCCAATTAACTGAAGGTGGAAAATTAATAGCGTTTGATCAAGATGAGATAGCGATTCAAAACGCGAAAGAAAAGTTCTCTTCATACGGTGAACAGTTTATAACAGTAAAGAGTAACTTCCGCTATTTAGCTGAAAAACTGCAGGAAATAGGTATAACAGAAGTAGACGGTATTTTATTTGATTTAGGTGTTTCATCCCCACAATTAGATACACCAGAGCGAGGCTTTAGTTATCATCATGATGCACCGTTAGATATGCGGATGGATCAAGATGCCCCATTAACAGCATATGATGTTGTAAATAGTTGGTCATATGAACAACTTGTAAGGATTTTCTTCCAATACGGTGAAGAGAAATTTTCAAAACAAATTGCAAGAAAAATTGAAGCTTATCGTGAGAATAAAGCTATTGAAACGACAGGAGAATTAGTAGAGCTAATTAAAGAAGGTATTCCGGCTCCTGCTCGTAGAACTGGTGGGCATCCTGCTAAGCGAGTGTTTCAGGCAATTCGTATAGCTGTAAATGATGAATTAAAAGTATTTGAAGAAGCATTGGAATCTGCTATTGAGATGGTTAAGCCAGGTGGAAGAGTTAGTGTTATAACATTCCATTCATTAGAAGATCGTATTTGTAAAACAACGTTTAAGCGAAATAGTACAACGCCACAATTGCCGCCAGGATTACCGATTATTCCTGATGAATTTAAGCCAAAATTAAAGCTTATTACAAGAAAACCGATTTTACCTTCTGATATAGAGCTAGAAGAAAATAATCGTGCGCGTTCTGCGAAGTTGAGAATCGCTGAAAAACGATAA
- the bshC gene encoding bacillithiol biosynthesis cysteine-adding enzyme BshC produces MEIKEISVPQQGVVADYMNGKKEIQSCFDYMLTEDAFKQRLHDLREREFFRQDVVAHLLEYNTKLQAGESTLQNVKALGDENTYVVIAGQQAGLLTGPLYTIHKVISILKLAKEKEESLGVKVVPVFWIAGEDHDMDEINHTFLAKNKKMKKTIFYDRNPKKASASESELSVEDCRNWIEEIFKTYPETNFTKDVLKFVDDALEKSNTYVDFFAHLITKIFANSGLILVDSHHPELRKLEIPFFKRIISKYKEVQEGLRNQQEVIKELGYKPIIETKSHAVHIFMEIDNERVLLEEHQGKFVGKDGAHSFSYEELIEEMERNPARFSNNVVTRPLMQEYVFPTLAFIGGPGELAYWSELQQVFHTVGFQMPPVVPRLTITYVERCIATDLFDLQLRESDPFLNDVDKLRENWLSNQIEEPIDNHFEKAKKEIADIHTSLQQFVKKIEPGLSAFAGKNELKINEQIELLERMLKRNVEKKYEVQLNKFRRIQFALRPLGAPQERVWNVCYYLNQFGLDFVDRVMENPFSWDGKHHVIKL; encoded by the coding sequence ATGGAGATAAAAGAAATCTCTGTTCCGCAACAAGGTGTTGTAGCGGACTATATGAACGGTAAAAAAGAGATACAGTCATGTTTTGATTATATGTTAACAGAAGATGCTTTTAAACAGCGTTTACATGATTTGCGTGAAAGGGAGTTTTTCCGCCAAGATGTAGTAGCGCATTTATTAGAATATAATACAAAATTACAAGCGGGAGAATCTACACTTCAAAATGTAAAAGCGCTTGGAGATGAAAATACATATGTTGTAATAGCTGGACAACAAGCGGGGTTATTAACTGGACCGCTTTATACAATTCATAAAGTTATTTCAATTTTAAAGCTTGCAAAGGAAAAAGAAGAAAGTTTAGGGGTGAAAGTTGTCCCTGTCTTCTGGATTGCGGGTGAAGACCATGATATGGATGAGATTAACCATACTTTTTTAGCGAAAAATAAAAAGATGAAAAAAACTATTTTTTATGATCGTAATCCGAAAAAGGCGAGTGCTTCTGAGTCTGAACTTTCTGTTGAAGATTGTAGAAATTGGATTGAAGAGATTTTTAAAACATATCCAGAAACAAATTTTACAAAGGATGTATTAAAATTTGTTGATGATGCTTTGGAAAAATCGAATACGTATGTAGATTTCTTTGCTCATCTTATTACGAAAATCTTTGCTAATTCTGGTTTAATCCTTGTTGATTCACATCATCCTGAATTAAGAAAGTTAGAAATTCCATTTTTTAAGCGAATTATAAGTAAGTATAAAGAGGTACAAGAGGGCCTTCGTAATCAGCAGGAAGTAATTAAAGAACTAGGATACAAACCGATTATTGAAACGAAGTCTCATGCAGTGCATATATTTATGGAAATAGATAATGAACGAGTATTGCTTGAGGAGCATCAAGGTAAGTTTGTTGGAAAGGATGGGGCGCATTCATTTTCATACGAAGAGTTGATTGAAGAGATGGAGAGAAATCCGGCACGTTTTAGTAATAATGTTGTAACACGTCCTCTTATGCAAGAGTATGTATTTCCTACGCTCGCATTTATTGGAGGTCCAGGGGAATTAGCTTATTGGAGTGAATTACAACAAGTATTCCATACTGTCGGTTTTCAAATGCCACCTGTCGTTCCTCGTCTTACAATTACTTATGTGGAGAGATGTATAGCGACAGATTTATTCGATCTGCAATTGAGAGAAAGTGATCCGTTTTTAAATGATGTCGATAAACTGCGTGAAAACTGGTTGTCTAATCAAATAGAGGAACCGATTGATAATCATTTTGAAAAGGCGAAAAAAGAAATTGCCGATATTCATACATCTTTACAGCAATTTGTAAAGAAAATAGAGCCGGGGTTAAGTGCGTTTGCAGGGAAAAACGAATTGAAAATTAATGAACAAATTGAACTGCTGGAAAGAATGTTGAAAAGAAATGTTGAGAAAAAGTATGAGGTTCAGCTAAATAAATTTCGCCGTATACAATTCGCACTTCGTCCATTAGGTGCGCCGCAAGAACGTGTGTGGAATGTATGTTATTATTTAAATCAGTTTGGTTTGGATTTCGTTGATCGTGTAATGGAAAACCCTTTTTCTTGGGACGGAAAACATCATGTTATAAAACTATAA
- the panE gene encoding 2-dehydropantoate 2-reductase, producing MKIGIVGPGAIGLLYTFYLQKSNQNVTLFTRTAKQAEELNETGVTCIRDRTCETVYPSVLPIESMVAQNLDYIFIAVKQYHIDDILPFVEGAASLIFLQNGMSHLQKMLNIGCENIAVGIVEHGAKKEGGHIVHHTGVGVTKFGVVCGQSIHFESVFHSFPVSYFPVQIETDWKEIMHKKLVVNVCINPLTALLGVKNGELTKNRFFYQMMEQVFQEVAFLIRGEKEMVWQMVRNVCEGTSRNTSSMLADVRANRQTEINAIVGYVLEEAKKQQRPVPTLQFLFDAIKGLETRV from the coding sequence ATGAAAATTGGAATTGTCGGACCAGGTGCTATTGGTCTATTGTATACATTTTATTTACAAAAAAGTAATCAAAATGTTACGTTGTTTACAAGAACAGCTAAGCAGGCTGAAGAGTTAAATGAAACAGGTGTAACTTGTATTAGAGATAGAACATGTGAAACAGTATATCCATCTGTTTTACCGATAGAAAGTATGGTAGCGCAAAATTTAGATTATATATTTATTGCTGTGAAGCAATATCATATAGATGACATACTACCGTTTGTGGAAGGGGCAGCATCATTAATCTTTTTGCAAAACGGAATGTCACATCTTCAAAAGATGCTGAACATAGGGTGTGAAAATATAGCTGTTGGTATTGTAGAACATGGTGCGAAAAAAGAGGGAGGGCATATCGTTCATCATACTGGAGTTGGGGTAACGAAATTTGGAGTGGTTTGTGGTCAATCTATACATTTCGAAAGTGTATTCCATTCTTTTCCCGTGTCTTATTTTCCAGTTCAAATAGAAACGGATTGGAAAGAGATTATGCATAAAAAATTAGTGGTAAATGTATGTATCAATCCGTTGACGGCGTTATTGGGAGTTAAGAATGGTGAATTAACCAAGAATCGTTTTTTTTATCAAATGATGGAGCAAGTGTTTCAGGAGGTCGCCTTTCTTATTAGAGGAGAAAAAGAGATGGTATGGCAAATGGTACGCAATGTGTGTGAAGGAACGTCTCGTAATACATCCTCTATGCTAGCCGATGTAAGAGCGAATAGACAGACGGAAATTAATGCGATTGTTGGATATGTATTAGAAGAGGCTAAGAAACAGCAACGACCAGTTCCGACACTTCAATTTTTGTTCGATGCAATAAAAGGGTTAGAAACAAGAGTATAA
- a CDS encoding N-acetyltransferase, whose protein sequence is MGFPKVERLLINYKTLDEFKKFKGCGAQELSMLEELQANIIENDSESPFYGIYYGGSLIARMSLYMKRNGGEPFEITGPYLELYKLEVLPTFQKQGFGQMLVNHAKQMQFPIKTIARIHSSGFWDKLSFNPVSVTDGDFYIWHPETNLNAVTNEESA, encoded by the coding sequence ATGGGATTCCCAAAAGTTGAGCGCTTGCTCATCAATTATAAAACGTTAGATGAATTTAAAAAATTTAAAGGGTGCGGAGCCCAAGAACTATCTATGCTGGAAGAATTGCAAGCAAACATTATTGAAAACGACAGTGAATCTCCATTTTACGGTATTTATTATGGCGGATCACTAATTGCACGTATGAGTCTATATATGAAAAGAAACGGCGGAGAACCATTCGAAATTACAGGTCCTTACCTAGAACTTTATAAACTTGAAGTATTACCAACTTTTCAAAAACAAGGATTCGGGCAAATGCTTGTAAATCATGCGAAACAAATGCAATTTCCTATTAAAACGATAGCGCGTATTCATTCATCTGGTTTTTGGGATAAATTAAGTTTCAACCCCGTATCAGTAACTGATGGAGATTTTTATATTTGGCATCCAGAAACAAATTTGAATGCGGTTACAAACGAAGAATCGGCTTAA
- a CDS encoding RsfA family transcriptional regulator, whose amino-acid sequence MATTRQDAWTDDEDLLLAEVVLRHIREGGTQLSAFKEVGKNLSRTPAACGFRWNSYVRKQYKERIEEAKQLRKVENYEVKETKVLEPTSITLNDVIDFLQNYKDENSLTVLQQQVESLQTERERLLERLSVYEEEYRTLLDYIDQKRSVMVVERNNARSNEKLEKLKK is encoded by the coding sequence ATGGCGACAACAAGACAAGATGCTTGGACTGATGATGAAGATTTGCTTCTGGCAGAAGTAGTACTCCGGCATATTCGAGAAGGTGGAACACAACTTTCTGCCTTTAAGGAAGTGGGAAAAAATTTATCACGTACACCAGCAGCATGTGGATTTAGATGGAATTCTTACGTAAGAAAGCAATATAAAGAACGTATTGAGGAAGCAAAGCAACTTCGTAAAGTAGAAAATTATGAAGTGAAAGAGACGAAGGTGTTAGAACCTACGTCAATTACGTTGAATGATGTTATTGACTTCTTGCAAAATTATAAAGATGAAAACTCTTTAACGGTGTTGCAACAACAAGTTGAATCATTACAAACAGAAAGAGAGCGTCTTCTGGAGCGATTATCAGTATATGAGGAAGAGTATAGAACATTACTTGATTATATCGATCAAAAAAGAAGTGTAATGGTAGTGGAAAGAAACAACGCTCGCTCGAATGAAAAGTTAGAGAAGCTTAAGAAATAA
- the rpmF gene encoding 50S ribosomal protein L32, producing MAVPFRRTSKTVKRKRRTHFKLSVPGMVECPSCGEAKLAHRVCKACGTYKGKEVISK from the coding sequence ATGGCTGTACCTTTTAGAAGAACTTCTAAAACAGTAAAAAGAAAGCGTCGTACGCATTTCAAATTATCAGTACCTGGTATGGTAGAGTGCCCAAGCTGTGGTGAAGCGAAATTAGCTCACCGTGTATGTAAAGCATGCGGTACTTACAAAGGTAAAGAAGTAATCAGCAAGTAA
- a CDS encoding YceD family protein, whose product MKWSIHQLNKLRNKGLTLDEMVDVSELKEVEKDIREINPVHVMGRVDFGSGKFTFHLHITGSMVLPCSRSLVDVTLPFDIKTTEVFQTSQEEFETEAEIHSLEGEVLDLLPVIKENILLEIPMQIFSDDVSGGAPTQGQDWQVISEEDKEKTVDPRLAGLAKFFDK is encoded by the coding sequence ATGAAATGGTCCATCCATCAATTGAATAAATTGAGAAATAAAGGATTGACATTGGATGAGATGGTAGATGTAAGTGAGCTAAAAGAGGTCGAGAAAGATATTCGTGAAATTAATCCTGTGCATGTAATGGGAAGAGTTGATTTTGGCTCCGGTAAGTTTACGTTTCATCTACATATAACTGGAAGCATGGTTTTACCATGTTCTCGCTCTTTAGTAGATGTGACATTACCATTTGACATTAAAACAACTGAGGTGTTCCAAACTTCACAAGAAGAATTTGAAACTGAAGCTGAAATTCATTCTTTAGAAGGAGAAGTACTTGACTTACTGCCCGTAATCAAGGAAAATATACTTTTGGAGATTCCAATGCAAATTTTCAGTGATGATGTTTCTGGTGGAGCACCGACGCAAGGTCAAGACTGGCAAGTGATTTCGGAAGAAGACAAAGAAAAGACTGTTGATCCAAGATTGGCAGGACTTGCAAAGTTTTTTGACAAATAA
- a CDS encoding nucleotidyltransferase produces the protein MQQTKKLTQSDIIIAVMSGPFLQRGEPALISKWYRTKMALANGVDLVVELPYVFATQKAETFANGAISILNALRVSEICFGSEDGQIKNFYNTISVQKNEEETFNCLVKQFMDAGNSYAKATSDAFSHILTSENNIDMSQPNNILGFQYMKAILSQNSSIQAQTIQRFASHYHDETFNDQYIASATSIRKQLFSEEGSFTTIEPFLPQATTSLLANYKQNYGILHNWEQYFSFFKYKLMTMSPGDLRHIYEIEEGLEHRILSKIQNSSSFYSFMEALKTKRYTWTRLQRACTHILTNTTKEEIRSANIEQHAPYIRLLGMSQKGQTYLSKNKKKIELPILTHTKTFDHAALDIEKKANSVYFSIMHEPLRTQLLKQDITHHPIRYDETTTKFL, from the coding sequence GTGCAACAGACAAAAAAGTTAACACAATCCGATATAATAATTGCCGTTATGAGTGGTCCTTTTTTACAGCGTGGTGAGCCCGCACTCATTTCCAAATGGTATCGCACTAAAATGGCCTTAGCAAACGGCGTAGACCTTGTTGTAGAGCTTCCATACGTCTTTGCAACACAAAAGGCTGAAACCTTCGCAAATGGTGCTATTTCCATTTTAAATGCCCTACGTGTTTCTGAAATTTGTTTCGGTAGTGAGGATGGACAAATCAAAAACTTTTATAATACCATCTCCGTACAAAAAAACGAAGAAGAGACTTTTAACTGCCTTGTAAAACAATTCATGGACGCTGGTAATAGTTATGCAAAAGCAACATCAGATGCTTTCTCACACATTTTAACATCCGAAAACAACATTGATATGTCACAACCAAATAATATTTTAGGCTTCCAATATATGAAAGCAATTCTGTCACAGAATAGTTCTATACAAGCTCAAACTATACAAAGATTTGCCTCTCATTATCATGATGAAACATTTAATGACCAATATATTGCAAGCGCGACAAGCATCCGAAAACAACTCTTTAGCGAAGAAGGATCATTTACAACAATTGAACCTTTTCTCCCACAGGCAACCACTTCGCTTTTAGCAAATTACAAACAAAACTACGGGATATTACATAATTGGGAACAATACTTTTCATTTTTTAAATATAAACTCATGACGATGTCTCCAGGGGACTTACGACATATATATGAAATAGAAGAAGGTTTAGAGCATCGTATTTTATCAAAAATACAAAACAGTTCCTCCTTCTATTCATTCATGGAAGCATTAAAAACAAAACGTTATACATGGACTAGATTACAAAGAGCTTGTACACACATTTTAACAAACACAACAAAAGAGGAAATACGTAGCGCAAATATAGAACAACACGCACCATATATCCGCCTGTTAGGCATGTCACAAAAAGGACAAACTTATCTTTCAAAAAACAAGAAAAAAATCGAACTTCCAATCCTTACTCATACAAAAACATTTGACCATGCCGCTTTAGATATAGAGAAAAAAGCAAACTCTGTATATTTCTCCATCATGCACGAACCGTTACGCACGCAACTATTAAAACAGGATATAACACACCATCCTATTCGCTATGATGAAACAACTACAAAATTCCTATAA
- a CDS encoding IS3-like element ISBt2 family transposase (programmed frameshift), which translates to MKTRVHYPEEVKWKVIEMKKDGYSNRTIMEKLGIKNVSQIKTWMKWYRTDQTYRFQQPVGKQYSYGKGPKELSELEQLRLENKHPKNKITCMGKVSGNRKGLKPETVVTLWRNVQTKITVKDLCNVLELPRSTFYRWLQRTEDLKDDIEEKVKDVCLRHKFRYGYRRVTATLRKMGLCVNHKKVLRIMRQNHILSKVRRKKKKYINGAEPMVAPHRLERQFDASKPNEKWFTDVTYLLFGERTLYVSTIMDAFNREIISCVISESQTLTLAMKTLKQAMRGRKVKDVLLHSDQGSIYTAKEFQAYAKENGMITSMSRRGNCHDNAVMESFFGHLKSEAFYSQKITKVSNTTVRKIVLEYIHYYNCVRIQEKLNHLSPKEFREQVV; encoded by the exons TTGAAGACAAGAGTTCATTACCCAGAAGAAGTAAAGTGGAAAGTGATTGAAATGAAAAAGGATGGATATTCCAATCGGACAATTATGGAGAAGCTTGGAATTAAAAATGTTTCCCAAATTAAGACGTGGATGAAGTGGTATCGTACCGATCAAACGTACCGTTTTCAACAACCTGTAGGAAAACAATATTCTTATGGAAAAGGACCAAAAGAGCTCAGTGAATTAGAACAGCTACGTTTAGAAAATAAACATC CTAAAAACAAAATTACTTGTATGGGGAAAGTATCTGGAAATCGAAAGGGGCTGAAACCAGAAACTGTAGTTACTTTATGGAGAAATGTACAAACAAAAATAACGGTAAAAGACTTGTGTAACGTATTAGAATTACCCCGTTCTACATTTTATCGTTGGTTACAACGAACGGAAGATCTGAAAGATGATATAGAAGAAAAAGTAAAGGACGTCTGTCTTAGGCATAAATTCCGGTATGGATATCGAAGAGTGACCGCTACTCTTCGAAAAATGGGACTGTGTGTCAATCATAAAAAAGTATTACGAATCATGAGACAAAATCATATTCTTTCCAAAGTGCGTCGAAAGAAAAAGAAATATATCAATGGTGCGGAACCAATGGTAGCTCCTCATCGATTGGAGCGCCAATTCGATGCATCCAAACCAAATGAAAAGTGGTTTACGGATGTGACGTATCTCTTATTTGGAGAGCGTACCTTGTATGTATCAACGATCATGGATGCCTTTAATCGTGAAATTATTAGTTGTGTCATCAGCGAATCACAAACACTGACATTAGCGATGAAAACATTGAAACAAGCAATGAGAGGGCGAAAAGTAAAAGATGTCCTTCTTCACTCGGATCAAGGAAGTATTTATACAGCAAAAGAATTTCAAGCGTATGCCAAAGAAAACGGCATGATCACCAGCATGTCCCGGAGAGGAAATTGCCATGATAATGCCGTCATGGAAAGCTTCTTTGGTCATTTAAAAAGTGAAGCTTTCTATTCACAAAAGATAACAAAAGTATCCAACACAACTGTGCGAAAGATTGTGCTAGAATACATTCATTACTACAATTGTGTGCGAATTCAAGAAAAATTAAACCACCTATCCCCTAAAGAATTTAGGGAACAAGTGGTTTAG
- a CDS encoding SepM family pheromone-processing serine protease encodes MFKRFRFIYAILIGVILAMLLVYVRLPYYVTKPGMAAKLEPYVQVEGGTKESGDFMLVTVSMGPANVVNLIAAQFNKYTHISKAEEILQKGESDEEYQFRQNYAMKDSQNAAIYNAYKRANRSVSFENKGVLVAGVAKGMPSEGKLKLGDVIIAVDGKTFEKTEQFIEYMTGKKESDAVSIEYMRNGKQLKENLNVKTIPNGNGRVGIGVSIVTERELVVDPKVKINSHEIGGPSAGLMFTLEIYNQLVEEDLTKGHEIAGTGTINEKGEVGPIGGINQKVVAASDAGAEVFFAPNEKGAEKSNYKDALETAKDIKTKMKIIPVDTLDDALTYLEKMDKEKTSLKMK; translated from the coding sequence ATGTTTAAGCGTTTTCGGTTTATATATGCAATCTTAATAGGGGTTATATTGGCGATGTTACTTGTTTACGTACGTTTACCGTATTATGTAACAAAACCAGGAATGGCTGCCAAATTAGAGCCTTACGTTCAAGTTGAGGGTGGAACGAAAGAATCTGGTGATTTTATGCTTGTTACGGTTTCAATGGGGCCAGCAAATGTGGTGAATTTAATAGCGGCACAGTTTAATAAATATACACATATTTCGAAAGCGGAAGAAATATTGCAAAAAGGTGAGAGTGATGAAGAATATCAATTTCGCCAAAATTATGCGATGAAAGATTCACAAAATGCCGCAATTTATAATGCATATAAACGTGCAAATCGCTCTGTTTCTTTTGAAAATAAAGGTGTATTAGTTGCTGGTGTGGCAAAAGGAATGCCGTCAGAAGGAAAGCTTAAGCTTGGTGATGTTATTATAGCTGTTGACGGAAAAACATTTGAAAAGACGGAGCAATTTATTGAATATATGACTGGGAAAAAAGAAAGCGATGCTGTAAGTATTGAGTACATGAGAAATGGAAAACAATTGAAAGAAAATTTAAATGTAAAGACGATTCCTAATGGAAATGGACGTGTCGGTATAGGTGTTTCTATCGTTACGGAAAGAGAATTAGTGGTCGATCCGAAAGTGAAAATTAATTCTCATGAAATTGGTGGACCATCCGCAGGTTTAATGTTTACATTAGAAATATATAATCAACTTGTGGAAGAAGACTTAACAAAAGGACATGAGATAGCTGGAACAGGTACAATTAATGAAAAAGGAGAAGTGGGCCCAATTGGTGGTATAAATCAAAAAGTGGTGGCTGCTAGCGATGCCGGGGCTGAAGTGTTCTTTGCGCCAAATGAAAAAGGTGCGGAGAAATCGAACTATAAAGATGCACTTGAGACTGCAAAGGATATTAAAACAAAAATGAAAATTATACCAGTGGATACGCTGGATGATGCGTTAACATATTTAGAAAAGATGGATAAGGAAAAAACCTCTCTGAAAATGAAGTGA
- a CDS encoding patatin-like phospholipase family protein: MKEPKIGLALGSGGAKGFAHIGVIKVLREADIPIHMIAGSSMGALIGTFYAASSNVERLYKLASVFKRKYYLDFTVPKMGFIAGKRVKDMIKMFTYNKNLEELDIPTAVVATDILKGEKVVFTSGPVADAVRASISVPGVFVPEKIDGRLLVDGGVIDRIPVSVVKELGADIVIAVDVSPIKVNGDVTSIYDVIMQSIEIMQHELVMNRQIASDLMMRPAVEQFSSRAFTNIEDIIRVGEVEAEKHVSNIYLLIEQWKEKHNV, translated from the coding sequence ATGAAAGAACCAAAGATTGGTTTAGCGCTTGGGTCTGGAGGAGCGAAAGGGTTTGCTCATATTGGTGTAATAAAGGTTTTAAGGGAAGCGGATATCCCTATTCATATGATTGCAGGAAGTAGTATGGGGGCGCTAATAGGTACGTTTTATGCGGCAAGTAGTAACGTTGAAAGATTGTATAAATTGGCATCTGTTTTTAAGCGGAAGTATTATTTAGATTTCACGGTACCAAAAATGGGATTTATTGCTGGAAAACGTGTCAAAGATATGATTAAAATGTTTACATATAATAAAAATTTAGAAGAGTTAGATATCCCGACGGCTGTTGTGGCTACTGACATACTGAAGGGGGAAAAAGTGGTTTTTACAAGTGGGCCAGTTGCAGATGCGGTGAGGGCTAGCATATCTGTTCCTGGAGTGTTTGTACCAGAAAAAATAGATGGACGATTATTAGTGGATGGTGGAGTTATTGATCGTATCCCAGTATCGGTTGTGAAAGAGTTAGGGGCCGATATTGTTATCGCTGTTGATGTATCTCCAATTAAGGTGAATGGAGATGTTACGTCCATTTATGACGTAATCATGCAAAGTATTGAAATTATGCAGCATGAGCTTGTAATGAATCGGCAAATTGCATCGGATTTAATGATGCGACCAGCTGTAGAGCAATTTAGTTCACGTGCTTTTACGAACATTGAAGACATTATTCGAGTTGGAGAAGTAGAAGCGGAAAAACATGTTTCAAATATTTATTTATTAATTGAGCAGTGGAAGGAGAAACATAATGTTTAA
- the ylbJ gene encoding sporulation integral membrane protein YlbJ codes for MYEKWKTAFLTISTLFLTFSLVLHPQAALQASIRGLNIWWEVVFPSLLPFFIIAELLISIGVVKFIGVILEPLMRPLFRVPGIGGFVWAMGMASGFPAGAKLSARLRKSNLLTQIEAERLVSFTNSSNPLFIFGAVSIGFFNNPKLGIILAAAHYFSNFAVGLIMRFYGHNTAYKNNTHTTKKRRFQNPFLILHETRLQEKRPIGKLLGDAIVSSIQTLLMIGGFIILFSVLNKMITVFHITAALSFIMQHILSFFQLSTDFSIPILSGIFEMTLGSQMISQINETPLLQQAMVTSFILAFSGLSIQAQVASILAETDIRFKPYFFARIIQSILAPIFTFVFWTPFYEKVSSFSPIPKDIPVFLSKHPSILHEIWTSFIHYGPIFTLFCLYLYIILLFLRTYKEKPRSL; via the coding sequence ATGTATGAAAAATGGAAAACCGCTTTCCTTACCATATCAACGCTATTTTTAACCTTTTCTCTTGTACTCCACCCCCAAGCCGCTTTGCAAGCTTCTATTCGCGGGTTAAATATATGGTGGGAAGTTGTATTCCCTTCACTACTACCGTTTTTCATCATTGCAGAACTTCTAATTAGTATCGGTGTTGTAAAATTTATTGGCGTTATATTAGAACCACTCATGCGCCCACTTTTTCGCGTTCCAGGGATAGGTGGATTTGTTTGGGCCATGGGAATGGCTTCTGGTTTCCCTGCAGGCGCCAAATTAAGCGCTAGACTACGAAAAAGCAATCTTTTAACTCAGATTGAAGCGGAGCGCCTCGTTTCTTTCACAAATTCTTCTAATCCACTTTTTATTTTCGGTGCTGTGTCTATCGGTTTTTTTAATAATCCGAAATTAGGAATTATATTAGCGGCTGCCCATTATTTCAGTAACTTTGCCGTCGGATTAATTATGCGTTTTTACGGACATAATACCGCTTACAAAAATAATACACACACTACAAAAAAACGCCGCTTTCAAAACCCTTTTTTAATTCTTCACGAGACGCGCTTACAAGAAAAAAGGCCAATCGGTAAATTACTTGGGGATGCTATCGTTTCTTCTATTCAAACATTACTTATGATTGGCGGATTTATTATTTTATTCTCTGTGTTAAATAAAATGATTACTGTATTCCACATTACAGCAGCTCTTTCTTTTATTATGCAACATATTTTATCATTCTTCCAACTAAGTACGGATTTTAGTATACCTATATTATCAGGTATTTTCGAAATGACACTCGGAAGCCAAATGATTAGTCAAATAAATGAAACACCGCTCTTACAACAAGCTATGGTAACAAGCTTCATTTTAGCATTTAGCGGTCTTTCTATTCAGGCACAAGTTGCTAGCATATTAGCTGAAACAGATATCCGATTTAAACCCTATTTTTTCGCACGAATTATTCAAAGTATTCTTGCCCCTATTTTTACATTTGTATTTTGGACACCATTTTATGAGAAAGTGAGTTCTTTCTCACCTATACCAAAAGATATTCCTGTATTTTTATCCAAGCATCCTTCTATACTACATGAAATTTGGACATCTTTTATACATTACGGACCAATTTTTACATTATTTTGTCTATACTTATATATTATTTTATTATTTTTGCGCACGTATAAAGAAAAACCCCGTTCACTTTAA